From the genome of Labrus mixtus chromosome 17, fLabMix1.1, whole genome shotgun sequence:
TTGCCTCGGGCCCCGTCAGACTCTAGAACTGCTCCTGGGTTGCTGTCAGGATCAGAGGCGATTCCAGACTCTGTTGGGGCAAAACTTAAAAGGGGGGCCCCTCCAACTGAGATAGTCTAATgcaagataatcctttattgacccccagaggggaaattcaagtgttgcagcaggaagaagacaagaagaagagcatgCACACATTAACTGGCAAATAAAACACGATACAGGAAGTTCAGACATGTTGTgcaattcaagattcaagatctttatttgtcacatgctcatacagatgtgcagtgaaatgtaaagactgttccacaaggccatgcaataaacactcaaattaataatacacataaatacagtaatatagaaatataatgtaaaatttaaaaaaaaatatttgaatatttcgGTCATAAGTTATGTTTGCTGGAAGAGCTGATGTAaaaaagttaacaaaaacaacataaataaagaaaacaacacacagcctCAGCAGAGCAACCCGGACGCCGTCTGGACACGGCCACTCAATCTTAgtatttaaagttaaagtgagCAGTGATgagataaagtgacaaacttAAGGAATAGCTCGGCCGGACATTCATGCCTCAATCTGTGCCaatctcttctcctcctgcagacgtttaAGCTGTTTGAGAAGGTGGCGgagcaggacagagagaggcagcagagcGAGGTgcggaggagacaggagagacgATGCGTTCCTCCTCCGGTCGTCCAGGAGCTGGAGGTCTCCACAGAGGAGACGGCGGGGCAGAGCACAGAGGCTGAGAGCGCTTCATCAGAGCCTCAGAGTGTTTCAGTCCCGACCTCAGAAGACAAAGTAGACCCTCAGCCTGACAGCAGCGGTGGCGGCGGAGGTCCAGGAGAGTCAAAGCAGGGAGACCAGGCAGCTGCATCGAGCACAAACTCAGCAGAGGGGTGAGTAACCTCCAGTGTTTTTATCCagcatatcttttttttttttgaagaaacaAACCGGACTTTCTTTACTATTCAGTCtcttcaaaatgtctttaaagttgAGGACATTTCATTACATACatgtaaatacaaaaactgCATCAATCAGCTCCCTCCTATTGAGAGATAAAGACGTGACACTCAGCTGTAATTCACTCAAAGATATGGAACAGTTTAATTTAGCTCTAAATGTCCTTAAATATCCTGTGAAGTTAGTATAAGAATAGTTGTCACCTGTACCTTTTAAAAGATACTGATTCATTGTTTAAAGGTCATTTGGTccaaacccaaaaaaaaaaaaaactttcatttttgacCCAGTATGTAGTTGCTGTGTTCTGCCTCTAGGTGGCAGCATTATAAAGCTTTCATACTGGGGCAGACCTTGAGCTCAAAACATGTAACATATcagattttaaatgattttgtttgttaCATGCAAGCgctgttgaaaaaagaagccgacgctgaagtgtaaaatcctgcagttcctggagtgtccactagaggctggctgcagaagcacaggaagtcacatacacacccattctaaaaagcctgtttttacagcagagattaacatgtttacaacctggttcaaaaaaccaaataggtgtgattagctcatgtctcgatggacacacactgtacggggggtgaatgttttgatgactcatcagttttgatttgatgaaggataagagttattcacaataaggcgtgtagctgacctgattgacaggtgggtgcggtgtaacggtttgtcaggaggtttaaaacccgcctcagctccagctctcagcctgtcgttaggttgactgaaagttagactgagacagcatttccagcatggagaccgccatcgatgggactccagcgccccctgcagggacagacgggggacgccatcgatgggactccagcgccccctgcaggaacagacgggggacctCACTCACCTGTGGTCGTTGTGTTTCAGGGGTCAGGATACGTTTCAGTCCAACCCTGACAGCTACAACGGAGCGGTGAGAGAAAACTACAGCTGGTCTCAGGACTACACCGACGTGGAGATCCGAGTGTTTGTGCCAAAGAGCGTGGTTAAAGGAcgacaggtaaacagtctgtgtgtTAGTGACCTCGTCTTCCTGTTTCACTCCTGCGTTGTCGTGTGTCATATTGACGTGTGTGTGGCGTGTTTGGCGTCCTCAGGTCAGCGTGAGTCTGCAGCCCGGCagcatgagagtgtgtgtgagggagggggCTGAGGAGAGACCCCTGATGGAGGGAGAGTTCACACACAAGATCAACACTGAAAACTCTCTGTGGAGTCTGGAGCCTGGAAACTGTGTGGtggtgagtacacacacacacacacacacacacacacacacacacacacacacacacacacacacacacacacacacacacacacacacacacacacacacacacacacacacacacacacacacacacacacacacacacacacacacacacacacacacacacacacacacacatacacacacacacatacacatacacacacacatacacacacacacacacacacacacacacacacatacacacacacatacacacacacacacacacacatacacacacacatacacacacacacacacacacatacacacacacatacacacacacatatac
Proteins encoded in this window:
- the nudcd3 gene encoding nudC domain-containing protein 3, producing MSSPLEMTEMYDNALLGILQHVGNIQDFLQIYFGFLYRKTDFYRLLSGPNDQMGFPPGVAEKMVLKTFKLFEKVAEQDRERQQSEVRRRQERRCVPPPVVQELEVSTEETAGQSTEAESASSEPQSVSVPTSEDKVDPQPDSSGGGGGPGESKQGDQAAASSTNSAEGGQDTFQSNPDSYNGAVRENYSWSQDYTDVEIRVFVPKSVVKGRQVSVSLQPGSMRVCVREGAEERPLMEGEFTHKINTENSLWSLEPGNCVVLSLSKTSEVWWNAVLKGEKEIDINQINRERSMATVDEEEHAVLDRLTFDYNQKLQGKPQSHEMKVHDMLKKGWDAEGSPFRGQQFDPSMFDIPPSAVQF